One Antedon mediterranea chromosome 1, ecAntMedi1.1, whole genome shotgun sequence genomic window, tttgaatatataaataatctaTTCAGATccgagagagaaaaaaaaatccatgtatTTTCGTTCTGTCAGTAACTGTATAACATCTAAAGAAATGGTTAAATGAGATAAACGTTATGAAAAACATTGGAATAATTAATGGCTGGCACCTTGATACAAGCCCTCTATATTCTGAGTTGTTATTTCTTGCGTGAGTACTGTGTCTGTGTACACATGTACATTGTCATGGACAATGTTGACTCGTTGATTGACAATTGTTTTCCCGTcgttttttttactaatttgacgtttatttgtataaaaatagGTTTTTATTGATAAGACAATAATAAGCCAAATGTACTTTTTAATATGAATTTAGGTTGCGAGTGGTTGCGCGTTGTAGCGAGTGGTTGCGAGTGGTAGGACGTGGTTGCAAGTGGTGTTTAGTAGGACTCAATAATGCTGCCGGGTGTCTAATAATGGTACAAGAAAACCATACAAAACAGGTGAGAATAgcaataggctaggcctatataactcTTCGTTAGTAGTAGTGCTTAGGCCCCTGTTGAGAAAAAAAGAGttatttctaggcctaggctagtagtagtattattactatttagtGGACAATGCACCTAGTAGGCTAAACAAAACCAGGCTACATTTGGTTGGCATCCTTAGGATGTGGGCCTACATATGTGTACCACactatttttcaattcaatttcaatgaGCTATTATTACACAACAAAAGCTTAACTTTTagtatttagttttaaaaagtaaatgaaCATAACATACGAAATATAACACTTCAGCCTTTTTCTTCTTAGAAATTAATActtaaattatgtaattaaaGGATAATTTATTACAGTTGTTTTCCCATTATATTACGATTTTACTGATTGGTActttattgtcattatttttactTCTTTGTACTGTGTATAGCTGTGTAAGTTGAGGAGACACAGATGCAAAATAAATCTACCACTACTCCTACAGAAAAAACTGACTTAaagacaaaaaatataaatattcttgAAACTAATAGACACGAGGTAAGTCTTGAATGGATGCTTTTGACTATTATATGGAGAATATCTGATCTACAGTATGTATCCATGGTTTGACCAAAATCACTGGCACAGTAAAAGCATCTCATATTGTATATGTTAATGTTTCTTATCTAATTAATGATTCAAAacctaaaattttaaaaatgttttatataaaccaAACATTCATTCAACTTAGATAATAATGGAACATTATTTGTTACAGAAATGGTACCAGGCCTGGCTACAAAATGATTATCCAGCTTATTAGTACagtaaaattatactatagtgtTGTTTCTTTGATGGTGAATAAAAGGTTTCTACATTTAAATACTGCATAAATCCAATacaaaaattactgaaaaactgATCGGACAGATCTAAACTGATCGACTgcttttctctctctctctttggagatgatataatataataagcaAAACtctaaataaaaaccaaaaataatCAGTCATAATAAGTTCCAAACTTTTGGAAAAACTAACCTTTCACATCAGGTATTAGGGCTATattgaatatatataaaaggcaaattactgaaaaaatgacaatgctcaatggagacaaaaaaaaaaaagcgaaaagctaaatcaaaacggtaaagtaaaacagccaaaaaagttagcagagctttcgggccaCACTAGCCctttatatttaaagcattttgtaataattaaaatactttgtATATTTGATAACAGtctttttttttgaaaataataatttgaggGGCAATTGCTTGAAATTGACTGGATATTTTGTGGAGAACTTTGATAATAGTGTGGGAAATATGTTCATTTCAAAATATCAACTCTCAAAATCTAGACCCCGAACTTTGGAACGAAATCCATTTCTAGGCCTTTTTTGAGTTACTGCTTATGGCCTACAGTGCAAAATCTCCACAATCAGCAAAATTGTGtacataataatagttattcttATATAGTGCAtaaagcaagctctcaatgcgctgcacattattaccctggatcaaacacgtatggaaacatactcccataataatgcagctagtaatcagggCAAAGTTGTGGCTCGTCTtgcttaaaatggacctgaaatggattttcgatttttttcattttagaatgatgttttgggggctattaggtgttgctagaatgtatattgttacaaaatataaattggcccttttggggaaagccccatttgaaaatcaaaaaaattcgcgggtgacgtcactttgcgaatatattcctatccctccaatggaaaatttgcagttttttggctataactcttgaaatctatagagagcttgtgcatttgcagaaacgtatttagaatttttttagataaaattattaccgtataaacggttactcatcgagtaaatgacgatttaaaatcttaaaatcaacggtttttttctggcaataccgaagttggcctggcaacgttgtccgggatacagctccgtgcgcaatgatgcgtatccatattttccgttcgtgtattttgtatatcgttcgtaatttatactgctaaaattggttagtttctttagtttttagtttagcagaattaaattagtaatatgagatgataatttatttgtcacgaatcaggtagttcgaaaacgaattttattcatattttactttggcttgacaatgagcgcagcaagttgttgatatcgctttggtccttggatacacatgaaacggagcctcgccgcatgatgtgggtggtggatcgactccgcgctctggattgggggcctaggcctagtaaaggtttgggaggtaggccttctaaattcgggttttagaacaaacgaagtacattttagggacctatatttcaacaacattagatattgaataaattagtattagtgtcaacgcttcgcgtatctttccaggccgtcgatcattcactgactatcgggcggcatacacgctctcgatatcaccgtatgtatatgtgacgtcgtaaatatagaggcttccgacggccgttgaaatagaatattgcaatggcgtgagtaatttttgctaatttaccatggtatcttaaaatttcgtttttactcaaaatactttacattttgtttttatttgtgtgggtttgtgttaatttgatacatttaaataacatgtgtgaatttcttgaaaatcgaaattccctttcaggtccattttaaggaTACAAataatgcggcgagagttggattcgaaccacgatCTGTAATCCAacatccaacacactgtgccctcATCATGTGCAATGTATTTACATGGGTCATATAAAATTAAACCAAGTGTAAAAAATGCAAAACTATTAATGTTAATTCTATAAGCAAATTGTACATTACACCAACCATGATCACAACCTGAAATGTCTTGGACTTGATCTCCGCTGCCTTTCGGGCCAATAATTCGTAGCTTAAAATATTGACCAATCCACTTGTACCACATTCTTTAACTTTTTGTACAACGTTCACTTTTTCAGGGTCTATAGAGGGCAGCCACTTTTGCAGCatctaaaataagaaaataatcaCACCACTTTATTAtggcaattattttatttttaaagccATTAATTGGCTATACCCCAAAAACATATGTGCTTTACAGTAATGACAAcaaattcatcttttttttgtgCAGGACAATGTCCTTATCAATGCTTGGCATCCTGGTCTAAAGTGGCTGACCCTGCTAATGTGTACGAAATAGCTTTTTGGATAGATTGGTGTCACTGTTAATATACAAACCTCTTTCCATACAAATCTGAGTGACGATGGAGAAACGATGAGTAATGGCCACTCAGCTCGATAGTAACATGCAATGCAGATCGCCTGAAATGTCTTACCAAGACCCATGTCATCAGCTATCAGTATACGACCCTGCCTCTCTATTGCATAACTGcaaaacaaaatagtttttaaaatatggatATTGtgtaaatatcaaattaaaattacaatcaAGAGCCATATGTTTTAGGGATGTGACCAACACTGTATGACCTACAGTAATATTTCAAAAGTAATTAGATTTATTAACAAGTATTACATGATAAAACCAAATTCAGCATTAtcttaaagacaccttccctacgttttttagatctaatttaagatcacaaactacatttaatgtaaaaattatactatatggtcctattgcgataacttttttcatctttaaatggttaaaaatatgtgaaaaataagtcgattctaataattatagtggcccgctataaatcccaaaatgcattgcgcgcggattgatatttttgtttttcttctgtaattcacccacttttcgatcgatcgtgaggccaaaacaaatggaagactcctaacttttcagcgaaaataccaggttttccccaatttgtatcaacggagtctggcaaaaatagaaagacaattaatgcagcaactatactacgtcaggctaggtatatagctagcgtacgatgttcgtacgttaccgatgtttacctgctaggcctacaaaactaagcctagctaggctaggcctaaagaccttCGACGACAGGtcagtcgccgcgagctacttaggtagtacattgtttctcactttttatcataatttaccataaaacgtacattcaAGAccaggaatgacctggtttaatgtttttaaagtaatatatatctattatttttacaaaacgtcacaaattgtagggaaagTGACTATTCtctgaaataattaaaatgtttgggTGTCGTATGGATTAACTTGTCACAATTTTGCAAAAGCCAGAGATTTTTCAGATATAGGTCGTTTTCTTTTCATTGAAAGACCTAAAGAATTGAATTTTTGAGTATTTAGGCTAAACTTCCTTAATTCATTGTTAATGAAATATGATTATATCCCACCACttaaatttcactatatttcaTAATAGTAGGGTTATACTGGTCAAATACATATAGTACCAGACATCAAATTCTGCTACATAggattttcaatttaatttttgttccgATTAGACAAACATGTTTTTGTCATGAGAGAGACTATCAGATTTGAACCCCCTACTCACCCAACACCGTCTCTTTGGAATGGAATTAGTGCTTCTACAAGCTCTGAATCAACAGAGTTCAGGTTGACTTCTGGCACAGTCTTTGGTTTGTTTATTCCATGCCTTTGCTGTCTAAATGTACTTAATACAGCTTTTGGAAGTGGTTCAATATCATTTTGCATTCCTGCCGAATTTACCGCCTTACCTGAtcacaaaacaaattaaaattacataacATATAACACAATTGACATTCGATTGCAATGTAAAATGTATCGATTTAAATAGTTACTAAATATCTAGCCAGTGAAAACACATCCACAAAACTTATTTTGTAATAGGTAAAATCATTTAAAGGggaatattatttgtttttgggTAAGAATTGTAAGAACATACACAAATTAACTATTGATTATTTTCATACTTACAAAATTGTCCATAGTCACTTAGGTGGAAAGTCCAAACTTTAGTGACTGCatctgtaaaaaatataattaagtaTTAAGAGAAGGAAAGAGCTGATTGATGAGTCCTGAAAATAATGTAAGTCAATTAATAACCTaagaaaaaatatgaagtaaaaatgcattttttttctgtGAGTGAGACCAACTTACTATAATTCTTTGTTGGCATCTGCTTAAATATATCAATTAACTTTTGATTAAATGAAACATCCACTGAAAAACTGGTCCTTGAAAATAGTACACATTGCACAGTCTTCGCTGAAGAATTCTTTGAAGTCGTCCCATAATTACTTTTACTAGAAAATTGTGCTGTTGGTATAAATGTTCTAGTTGAATCATTAACAGTTTTTTCAGAATTGGGGAAAGTTTGTGCTTGGTGACGAGTTGTGCTAGAGTTTGATTGGTTACAAGTATCTGGGATGCCTTTACCAATTTGGAAATTAGAATTTACATTCACTCCTTTACTTGATGTCTGATAGAATCTGCTAGAAGAATTAGCAATACTTTTAGTTTTCTGCCTTATACCAGAACTAGATTGTTTATTCCTACTGATGTTTACTGTACCAGCCTGCTTTATTGCATTGCTGGTTGACTGATTCTGTCTTATCTCAGTTTGATTTAATCGGTAAGCTTTTTTTTCAAGTGCTCTTTGACGATTTTCTTCAATTCTTTTTAACTGTTCAGTAGTAAGTTGATTACCTGttgacatttttaatgtttttctggtgaaaataaaaataaaattacactcAACTGTCTCAATTACAGACTCCCTTGGGCTGGCTGTCTGATATTCTGGGAGGTCTAGTATTTGGAGAGTTGACTTCATTTGTTTGTAAAAACAAAGTCAATAAAGTAGCTTCTCTAGGGCACAGTTTGTACTACTGCCTAAGGTTATCAATCAAAGCTTAGCATAGACAATCAAATCAGAAGGACATGCAATGCTACCCTATGCTAGCACTACTGTGTTATCAAACAATCTGTATGAAACTATGTTGCTTCTGCAGTCCTCGATTTGTTGCGAATTATTCTGccaatattgaaataaatatgaacactaactattaagaagacactttcCCTACATTTTTTTCGGTCTATTTTAAAAGGGtattttgtaaaagtaaatCCTATGGGCCTTTAATTGCGCTAATGTTTTATCTTTTTActgttaaaatgtgaaaaatattgTGCCACACTATGAATACTGGATGGTGTGCATTGCACGGGTTGATATGTTGATTTTGCTTCTCTATTGACACGgggtgtgtcgaaagcgaagacctcgaaagcgaagatcgaagaccgaagacctcgaaagcgaagaccctacgaaatggtagtgtgcacaaaatccgaccaaaatcatataaaatcgtgataacaccttgaatttacagattctaaaaaaagatttcgattttaatcgttatgttatcaaaaaacatgactttatctatgaacaatggagttaatatgtgatatggttttacgaacaaacacatcgcgctatttgcaaggcgacggacGCACAAGGACACGCACACTGTAGCATTGAATTGAatgcaa contains:
- the LOC140063609 gene encoding SWI/SNF-related matrix-associated actin-dependent regulator of chromatin subfamily A-like protein 1 isoform X4 produces the protein MSTGNQLTTEQLKRIEENRQRALEKKAYRLNQTEIRQNQSTSNAIKQAGTVNISRNKQSSSGIRQKTKSIANSSSRFYQTSSKGVNVNSNFQIGKGIPDTCNQSNSSTTRHQAQTFPNSEKTVNDSTRTFIPTAQFSSKSNYGTTSKNSSAKTVQCVLFSRTSFSVDVSFNQKLIDIFKQMPTKNYNAVTKVWTFHLSDYGQFCKAVNSAGMQNDIEPLPKAVLSTFRQQRHGINKPKTVPEVNLNSVDSELVEALIPFQRDGVGYAIERQGRILIADDMGLGKTFQAICIACYYRAEWPLLIVSPSSLRFVWKEMLQKWLPSIDPEKVNVVQKVKECGTSGLVNILSYELLARKAAEIKSKTFQVVIMDESHFLKNFKTARTKAAIPILKNANRVILLSGTPALSRPCELYVQINAIDPTLFPVFHEFGLRYCNACQNKWGWDYTGSSNMTELQLLLEEGIMIRRTKKQVLSQLPSKSRQVVILDPALVNTHRRSLQISSKEISKNANDRSALLQYFNGTGLAKIKAIKDYVVDLLECGCKFLVFAHHQTVLDMLCDVLTDKKIKHIRIDGSTNVEKRQENCHTFQSNKECVAAVLSITAANAGLTLTAASLVIFAELFWNPGILMQAEDRVHRIGQKESVTIRYLVAKDTADDYIWPLIQEKLNILGKAGLAKDNFTNAETTNFKT